A stretch of Paenibacillus sp. URB8-2 DNA encodes these proteins:
- a CDS encoding SMI1/KNR4 family protein: protein MEQANNVKWILAKDELSREDVLKVEEALGVSFPSDYVDCVVLNNGGQPVPDTFDFKGRSEAVFNSLIDLNVRENRNIIGVYNNLKNRLPGSVYPFADDPFGNYLCFDYHEGNEPSIVFWDHEKANLDKNLAIDYICSSFNVLIDKLHKS, encoded by the coding sequence ATGGAACAAGCTAATAATGTAAAGTGGATCCTTGCAAAAGATGAGCTCTCTCGGGAGGACGTATTGAAAGTGGAAGAAGCGCTAGGCGTTTCTTTTCCCTCCGATTATGTGGATTGCGTTGTATTGAATAATGGCGGACAGCCTGTTCCTGATACATTTGATTTTAAAGGAAGAAGTGAAGCCGTTTTTAATTCTTTAATTGATCTTAACGTTAGGGAAAACAGAAATATTATAGGGGTTTATAATAATTTGAAGAACCGCCTTCCGGGCAGTGTTTATCCTTTTGCGGATGATCCCTTTGGTAACTATCTGTGTTTTGATTACCATGAAGGAAATGAGCCTTCAATTGTATTCTGGGATCATGAAAAAGCTAACTTAGATAAAAATTTAGCTATAGATTATATATGTAGTTCATTTAACGTACTAATAGACAAATTACATAAATCATAA
- a CDS encoding CpaF family protein, translating to MLTRGKISDMQQKVLHQVQPKENLEELASKYTTISFEEALELCQKYITKITTHAYRRETDPARKREMTKAYINEFVDSQMPSVEGYRELPQLKSALINEITHYGPITEAMEDPSIDEIRANGPDQIFVESGGKSIPWDQHFTDREHMERIIAKLIGVSKMRLIPKIPMVNARTIEGYRVNATHAEISPYGQPAFVIRKFSKKSINPKMLVESESFSANMYKLLSLIPKSDLSWITVGPTGSGKTTLNEILVKEINPMQRIITIENPSEMRLIQREGGSEHGRVLNDVLQYESVPEDDDASPATMENLLINAMRQSPHWIGPGELRTPGEFATALRAAQTGHYFFSTLHAEGDKEAIYRFLTAYLMASNEPAELALRNICSAVKFVIFQEKLADGTRKVTSISEVLGADGLNPVINQIYRFEYDDVIEEWAGDKKIIRISGRHRRVGKLSEKVQQLMIKAGIKRSRFELFTTDPARDETEVYSLSEYAFSH from the coding sequence TTGCTGACACGCGGGAAAATCAGCGATATGCAGCAAAAGGTGCTGCACCAGGTCCAACCGAAGGAGAACCTGGAGGAACTGGCCAGCAAGTATACGACCATTAGCTTTGAGGAAGCGCTCGAGCTGTGCCAGAAATACATCACGAAAATTACGACCCACGCCTACCGGCGCGAAACCGATCCGGCCCGCAAGCGGGAGATGACGAAGGCCTATATCAACGAATTCGTGGATTCGCAGATGCCTTCGGTCGAAGGGTATCGCGAGCTGCCGCAGCTCAAGAGCGCGCTGATCAACGAGATTACACATTACGGCCCGATCACTGAAGCGATGGAGGACCCGTCGATCGATGAGATCCGTGCCAACGGCCCGGACCAGATCTTCGTGGAGAGCGGGGGTAAATCAATCCCGTGGGATCAGCATTTTACCGACCGGGAGCACATGGAGCGGATTATCGCCAAGCTGATCGGCGTTTCGAAGATGCGGCTGATTCCGAAGATTCCGATGGTCAACGCCAGAACGATCGAAGGCTACCGCGTCAATGCGACCCATGCCGAGATTTCGCCGTACGGGCAGCCGGCCTTTGTAATCCGGAAATTCAGTAAGAAAAGCATTAATCCGAAAATGCTTGTCGAGAGCGAATCGTTCTCCGCCAATATGTACAAGCTGCTATCGCTTATCCCCAAATCGGATTTGTCCTGGATCACGGTGGGACCGACCGGCAGCGGAAAAACAACCTTGAACGAAATTCTGGTCAAGGAAATCAACCCGATGCAGCGCATCATCACGATTGAAAATCCCTCGGAAATGCGCCTCATCCAACGGGAAGGCGGCAGCGAGCACGGGCGGGTACTCAATGATGTACTTCAATACGAATCGGTGCCGGAGGACGATGACGCAAGCCCGGCGACGATGGAGAATCTGCTCATCAACGCGATGCGGCAGTCGCCGCACTGGATCGGTCCGGGAGAGCTGCGGACGCCGGGAGAATTTGCCACGGCGCTGCGGGCCGCCCAGACGGGGCATTACTTCTTCTCGACGCTTCACGCGGAGGGCGACAAGGAGGCGATTTACCGCTTCCTGACCGCATACCTGATGGCCTCCAACGAACCGGCGGAGCTGGCGCTCCGCAACATCTGCAGCGCCGTCAAATTCGTTATTTTTCAGGAGAAGCTGGCGGACGGCACCCGTAAGGTCACTTCGATTTCCGAGGTACTGGGCGCCGACGGGCTGAACCCGGTCATTAACCAGATCTACCGGTTCGAGTACGACGACGTCATCGAGGAATGGGCCGGGGATAAGAAAATCATCCGCATTTCCGGACGGCACCGCCGGGTCGGCAAACTGTCGGAGAAGGTTCAGCAGCTGATGATCAAGGCCGGGATTAAGCGCAGCCGGTTCGAGCTGTTTACGACCGATCCGGCGAGGGATGAAACGGAGGTGTACTCCTTAAGTGAATACGCCTTTAGTCACTAG
- a CDS encoding ATPase: MDRKRRIGLDSIFQKISSKDLVGAELQESSLIYSVVGFVPATDFVDNALLISNLAYLVSQKGLNTCVVDLKVFYPNLYQHLDSAPPKKGSGLIKVLKSDKVDFRDELITTKYERLYLLSPSPQDLMEEYFDFEFGHLERVIDTLKGMFDIVLIDIPNNPPLEFCLGAMKYCHIGYFTAAERMEATVNMVKLLDFAQSVGISTAKFMSVIMMNLQNLEFDYKVMREMGFHIAAALPLVKDATVCAHEGRLYIKDSAIVNKFFKKDIQKLADRLADQ, encoded by the coding sequence ATGGATCGGAAGCGACGAATAGGGCTGGATAGCATTTTTCAGAAAATATCGTCCAAAGACCTTGTCGGCGCGGAGCTCCAGGAGAGCAGCCTGATTTACAGCGTGGTGGGCTTTGTTCCTGCGACCGACTTCGTCGACAACGCGCTGCTGATCAGTAATCTTGCGTATCTGGTTTCGCAGAAAGGCCTGAATACGTGCGTGGTCGACCTGAAGGTATTCTATCCGAATCTATATCAGCATCTCGATAGCGCCCCTCCCAAAAAAGGGAGCGGATTGATCAAGGTGCTCAAGAGCGACAAGGTCGATTTCCGGGACGAGCTGATCACTACCAAATACGAAAGGCTGTATCTACTGTCCCCCAGCCCGCAGGATTTAATGGAGGAATATTTCGACTTTGAGTTCGGCCACCTGGAGCGCGTCATCGACACGCTGAAAGGTATGTTCGATATCGTGCTGATCGATATCCCGAACAACCCGCCGCTGGAGTTCTGCCTGGGCGCGATGAAGTACTGCCATATCGGGTATTTTACGGCCGCCGAGCGGATGGAAGCCACGGTCAATATGGTCAAGCTGCTGGATTTCGCCCAGTCGGTCGGCATCAGCACCGCCAAATTCATGAGCGTCATTATGATGAACCTGCAGAACCTCGAGTTCGATTACAAGGTGATGAGGGAGATGGGCTTTCATATCGCCGCTGCTCTTCCGCTGGTGAAGGATGCCACCGTCTGCGCCCATGAAGGCAGGCTGTATATCAAGGACAGTGCGATCGTCAACAAATTCTTCAAGAAGGATATTCAGAAACTGGCCGACCGGCTGGCGGACCAATAA
- a CDS encoding recombinase family protein, with product MIAVYARVSTEEQAKHGFSLNDQIRQCRQKAGTNKVKEYVDDGVSGEFLDRPALTKLRDDIREGIITKIICLDPDRLSRKLMNQLIITDEFDRRGIELVFVNGEYSKTPEGNLFYSMRGAIAEFEKSKITERMSRGRKEKARQGRVLRDFQVYGYSYDKESEQFLVDEDEAAIVRLIFDLFTQPNTIVQGLNGIALYLTSKGVPTKRGASMWHRQVVRQIIMNRAYIGEFYQNRWNTEGMLGNKHRNDEEKIPMKERPKAEWILLPCPPLIDEAQFEHAQILLSESRRRWAQKSKHPYLLSGLLRCGDCGNTMTGRLSNNWGKKVPEYTDIKNTAGAKSKGCGRRIKAHLIEEQVWDQVTTWLNKPDEIAAALQEEKTKEPFETAEIMRIEKEIEKTKNARKKLIKLFAVSEDGIAEEDIRQELKELTQKEEGLNAQFIELSHMLNTAQNTEYNIHVLMEAVQHYLSKGQAELTFEEKRDLIRQVVREIRVYEDSVEIFTF from the coding sequence GTGATAGCTGTATATGCCAGAGTGAGTACGGAGGAGCAGGCGAAGCACGGGTTCAGCCTGAACGATCAAATTCGTCAATGCCGTCAGAAAGCGGGAACGAATAAGGTGAAGGAATATGTGGATGATGGGGTATCCGGTGAATTTTTGGATAGACCGGCATTAACCAAATTACGGGATGATATTCGAGAAGGAATTATTACTAAGATTATTTGTCTTGACCCGGATAGATTGTCTAGAAAGTTAATGAACCAACTTATCATAACTGATGAATTTGATCGGCGAGGGATAGAACTTGTTTTTGTTAATGGTGAATATTCTAAAACTCCTGAAGGGAATTTGTTTTATTCTATGCGTGGAGCTATAGCGGAGTTTGAGAAGTCAAAGATAACAGAACGTATGAGCCGGGGGAGAAAAGAAAAAGCAAGGCAAGGAAGAGTACTGCGTGATTTTCAAGTTTACGGCTACAGTTATGATAAGGAATCAGAACAGTTTCTTGTTGATGAAGATGAGGCTGCAATAGTCAGACTAATTTTTGATTTGTTTACGCAACCCAATACAATTGTTCAAGGACTGAATGGTATAGCGTTATACTTAACCAGTAAAGGAGTACCCACAAAAAGAGGGGCTTCGATGTGGCATCGCCAAGTAGTAAGACAAATTATTATGAACAGAGCCTATATCGGTGAATTTTATCAAAATCGCTGGAATACAGAAGGTATGTTAGGGAATAAGCACAGGAACGATGAAGAAAAGATTCCTATGAAAGAGAGACCTAAAGCCGAATGGATTCTTCTTCCGTGTCCTCCTCTAATAGACGAAGCTCAATTCGAACATGCACAAATATTATTATCGGAGTCTAGAAGGAGATGGGCTCAAAAAAGCAAACACCCATATTTATTAAGCGGTTTGTTAAGATGTGGGGACTGCGGCAATACCATGACGGGACGATTGTCAAACAATTGGGGAAAGAAAGTACCGGAATACACAGATATTAAGAACACTGCGGGAGCCAAATCAAAGGGATGTGGACGAAGAATTAAGGCTCATCTAATAGAAGAACAGGTTTGGGACCAAGTGACAACCTGGTTAAACAAACCCGATGAAATCGCTGCAGCTTTGCAGGAAGAGAAGACTAAGGAGCCTTTTGAAACTGCTGAGATTATGAGGATTGAAAAGGAAATTGAGAAAACCAAAAATGCACGAAAGAAGCTAATTAAACTCTTTGCTGTTAGTGAAGACGGTATTGCTGAAGAAGATATTCGTCAAGAATTGAAGGAGCTTACGCAGAAAGAAGAAGGTCTAAATGCTCAATTTATTGAACTTAGCCATATGTTAAATACTGCTCAAAATACAGAGTACAACATTCATGTCTTGATGGAAGCTGTTCAACATTACTTATCTAAAGGTCAGGCAGAACTTACTTTTGAAGAGAAGCGTGATTTGATTCGTCAGGTCGTTAGAGAAATCAGGGTCTACGAAGACTCGGTCGAGATATTTACGTTTTAA
- a CDS encoding HNH endonuclease: MLETLSSLSVNLDTVKEGLNNISSDIPNFAKDLRPNFITSFDEANEPLYIKTRNEGLAGECHPETNVPFQEKTIQTTDGTFTGVFPEFTVTYEMKLDESLYLESDAKQFKAATQSLSEAINNDPDLKAKFDERQIEQINNGKVPEGYVWHHNEEPGVMQLVDRSLHETTAHTGGRAIWGGGSDNR; the protein is encoded by the coding sequence ACGCTTTCATCCTTAAGTGTGAATTTGGATACAGTGAAGGAAGGGTTAAATAACATCTCTTCTGACATTCCTAATTTCGCAAAGGATCTGAGACCGAATTTCATTACCAGTTTTGACGAGGCAAACGAACCGCTGTATATTAAAACCAGGAATGAGGGGTTGGCCGGGGAGTGTCATCCCGAGACCAATGTGCCGTTTCAAGAAAAAACAATACAAACAACGGATGGAACCTTTACTGGTGTTTTTCCTGAGTTCACGGTTACATACGAAATGAAATTAGATGAGTCGTTATATCTGGAATCGGATGCCAAGCAATTTAAAGCAGCTACGCAATCACTAAGCGAAGCCATCAACAATGACCCTGACTTGAAAGCAAAGTTTGATGAAAGGCAAATTGAACAGATCAATAATGGCAAGGTTCCGGAAGGATATGTCTGGCATCACAATGAGGAACCAGGCGTTATGCAGCTTGTTGATCGTTCACTTCACGAAACTACTGCACATACAGGTGGAAGGGCCATTTGGGGCGGAGGTTCGGATAATAGATAA
- a CDS encoding EsaB/YukD family protein, which produces MDYIMVTLQTGGDRQTDLNVPAFVPVGDLLDMLAEALHLEKGPETRLQAEPLGRILQVGRTLEEQGVCHGALLTVI; this is translated from the coding sequence GTGGATTATATCATGGTTACCCTGCAGACCGGGGGCGACCGGCAGACCGATCTGAATGTGCCGGCATTCGTGCCGGTTGGCGACCTGCTGGATATGCTCGCCGAGGCGCTTCATCTGGAGAAAGGGCCTGAGACCCGGCTGCAGGCCGAGCCGCTCGGCCGGATTCTGCAGGTCGGCCGCACGCTGGAGGAGCAAGGCGTATGCCACGGCGCGCTGCTGACCGTCATCTAA
- a CDS encoding DUF5050 domain-containing protein encodes MNGNLYNGGLVHRDGESLLVTDIKWYSGTYLIHNETSFDIFTDNLMWFMNGGESGILYSDQRRGNRLFRSAPASREEDLVLDKPCAQPVLRGGLIYYMDERDSGLYCCVEDGRYDRRLTADKVSGFLLLDDESIVCATAQGIKLAGAGGRGAETVSPATAGRMVQAGDVLAFADHGRDLALTLLDLGSGETTAVDGIAASWINTDGRYLYCSNRRNGGSLYRVDPGTGTGIRMSSESADYLHVLDGDIYFSRGREWYRLPLAGGEAEKLPAPGGIGHAD; translated from the coding sequence ATGAACGGCAACTTGTACAACGGAGGACTGGTTCACAGGGACGGGGAGTCGCTGCTCGTCACCGACATCAAATGGTACTCCGGCACTTATCTGATACATAACGAGACCAGCTTCGACATTTTCACGGACAATCTGATGTGGTTTATGAACGGCGGCGAATCCGGGATTCTGTACAGCGACCAGCGCAGAGGGAACCGGCTGTTCCGTTCCGCTCCGGCCTCACGCGAAGAGGATCTCGTGCTAGACAAGCCGTGCGCGCAGCCGGTTCTCCGCGGTGGTCTGATCTACTACATGGATGAGCGGGACAGCGGCCTGTACTGCTGCGTGGAAGACGGCCGCTATGACCGCAGGCTGACCGCGGATAAGGTGAGCGGCTTTCTCCTGCTGGACGACGAATCGATCGTATGCGCCACGGCCCAGGGCATTAAGCTGGCCGGCGCCGGCGGGCGCGGGGCCGAGACGGTCAGCCCGGCGACCGCAGGCCGGATGGTTCAGGCGGGCGATGTGCTCGCGTTCGCCGATCATGGTCGGGATCTCGCCTTGACGCTGCTGGACCTTGGCAGCGGGGAAACAACGGCGGTGGACGGCATCGCCGCGTCCTGGATCAACACGGACGGACGCTACCTGTACTGTTCAAACCGGCGCAACGGCGGCAGCCTGTATCGGGTCGATCCGGGGACGGGAACGGGCATCCGGATGAGCAGCGAAAGCGCCGATTATCTGCACGTGCTTGACGGCGATATCTATTTCAGCCGCGGCCGGGAATGGTACCGGCTGCCGCTGGCGGGCGGCGAAGCGGAGAAGCTTCCGGCCCCGGGAGGCATCGGCCATGCAGACTGA
- a CDS encoding flagellar biosynthesis protein FlgA: MDLSGLKNAAPNRQLFKRGAALLFSLIIIVVSYLAITKASKDANDVVAVLRVKPSEGIPAFAQLNDNLIEKYSIIRKEYTDDMVLAEDLDEVKGKLTANFLRKNTVLYKDQLIDEKPQKNEWLYQVQDDNEVLTLPYNFLEVGGDILMPGDRVRIRVTYDVDSAGGSGGNPNAVYSQSPNKVKKTEVLFDSIVVKDMLNVNSHSIYEVYKEVQKLDENKKQDVMKSKEFLKNIQPRALLLEGTTEQINKFAKYKGLDGNSFLITILSRKDSDVIVDQLPTLEKEVESWIGSDE; encoded by the coding sequence ATGGATTTGAGCGGTCTCAAGAATGCGGCTCCGAACAGACAGCTGTTCAAGCGGGGGGCGGCTCTGCTTTTCAGCCTGATCATCATCGTGGTTTCCTATCTTGCCATCACTAAGGCCAGCAAGGACGCCAACGATGTCGTCGCGGTGCTCCGGGTCAAGCCGAGCGAGGGCATTCCCGCCTTTGCCCAGCTGAACGACAACCTGATCGAGAAATACAGCATTATCCGAAAGGAATACACCGACGATATGGTGCTGGCGGAGGATCTAGACGAGGTCAAGGGTAAGCTTACGGCCAATTTTCTCCGGAAAAACACAGTGCTCTACAAGGACCAGCTGATCGACGAGAAGCCGCAAAAGAACGAGTGGCTGTACCAGGTGCAGGACGACAACGAGGTGCTGACCCTGCCGTACAACTTTCTGGAAGTCGGAGGCGACATCCTGATGCCGGGCGACCGGGTGCGGATCCGGGTGACCTATGACGTCGATTCGGCCGGCGGAAGCGGCGGCAATCCGAATGCCGTGTATTCGCAGTCTCCGAACAAGGTGAAGAAGACGGAGGTTCTGTTCGACAGCATCGTCGTCAAGGACATGCTGAACGTGAACAGCCACTCCATTTACGAAGTGTATAAGGAAGTCCAGAAGCTGGACGAGAACAAGAAGCAGGATGTGATGAAGAGCAAGGAATTTCTGAAGAACATTCAACCGCGGGCGCTGCTGCTGGAAGGAACGACCGAACAGATCAACAAGTTCGCCAAATATAAGGGACTGGACGGCAACTCCTTCCTGATTACAATACTAAGCCGGAAGGACAGTGATGTCATCGTCGATCAGCTGCCCACCTTGGAGAAAGAGGTGGAGTCATGGATCGGAAGCGACGAATAG
- a CDS encoding AAA family ATPase, whose protein sequence is MRLLLIAGGYGAVARQYITSMTEVINDEELILGSAARYITESAPEPDGILVTDEALTMNTEKDRRDLEALISGLAAYRPSPVPVVLVTADSWKLKEWEGLCAKYPQIRIVVSDYIRVTPELVGQGISLAGSAGARSAGAARMGERETTAGRDAVKGKEPEASPSRKSFLDRFRPKPKERNTPEPTDALTREINRISLGISRVVAVIGHRGSGVTSTAVNLASEAGRRGLTALIVDLDIDYRSTNMYFGSFHETTKRDEDINASLIRTLARPQDYAATAFPINANVWLTGLGYGFDDSRLIGQFVTEARLTGLLSLLRNRFNLIVLDLPLDLLGQYSEIMIHADSFGLCVPNDLYSVLSTLRNVENGLHKEQAAYLNAKSKLVVTKYNDRSRFQGGIFTPESVCRVLTSGLMDSFTYEMKVAGHVPYSSDFDSQIESDVPLVYTSAHYERAYGNILLRLLEGTG, encoded by the coding sequence GTGAGACTGTTATTAATCGCAGGCGGTTACGGAGCCGTCGCACGCCAGTACATAACAAGCATGACCGAAGTGATTAACGACGAGGAGCTTATACTCGGTAGCGCGGCCCGGTATATCACGGAATCCGCACCGGAGCCGGATGGCATCCTGGTCACCGATGAAGCGTTGACTATGAACACAGAGAAGGACAGGCGCGATCTGGAGGCCCTTATATCCGGACTCGCCGCCTATCGGCCGTCTCCCGTACCGGTGGTTCTTGTGACCGCCGACAGCTGGAAGCTCAAGGAATGGGAAGGTCTCTGCGCCAAGTATCCCCAGATTAGGATCGTTGTCAGCGACTACATACGGGTAACGCCGGAGCTGGTCGGTCAAGGAATAAGCCTGGCCGGCTCAGCAGGAGCCCGATCGGCCGGAGCCGCGCGCATGGGAGAGCGCGAGACCACCGCCGGACGGGACGCAGTAAAAGGAAAGGAGCCGGAAGCCTCCCCTTCCCGGAAATCTTTTCTCGACCGCTTCCGGCCAAAGCCGAAAGAACGGAATACGCCGGAGCCGACGGACGCGTTGACGCGGGAAATTAACCGGATCAGCCTGGGCATTAGCCGGGTCGTTGCTGTAATCGGGCATCGCGGCAGCGGGGTGACGAGCACCGCCGTCAACTTGGCCAGCGAAGCTGGCAGGCGGGGATTAACCGCGCTGATCGTCGATCTGGATATCGACTACCGGAGCACGAACATGTACTTCGGAAGCTTCCATGAAACGACGAAGCGGGACGAGGACATCAACGCTTCCCTGATCCGGACGCTGGCCCGGCCGCAGGATTATGCGGCGACGGCTTTTCCGATTAATGCAAACGTTTGGCTGACCGGACTGGGATACGGATTCGACGATTCGAGACTGATCGGCCAGTTTGTGACCGAAGCCCGGTTGACCGGCCTTTTATCCCTGCTGCGGAACCGGTTCAACCTGATCGTGCTTGATCTGCCGCTCGACCTGCTGGGACAGTACAGCGAAATCATGATACATGCCGACAGCTTTGGGTTATGCGTGCCCAATGATTTGTATTCTGTGCTGAGCACGCTGCGAAATGTGGAGAACGGGCTGCACAAGGAACAGGCGGCCTATCTCAATGCGAAGTCGAAGCTCGTGGTCACCAAATATAACGACAGGTCCCGTTTTCAGGGAGGGATTTTTACGCCGGAGTCGGTGTGCCGGGTGCTCACCTCGGGGCTGATGGACAGCTTTACGTATGAGATGAAAGTGGCGGGTCACGTCCCTTACAGCAGCGACTTCGACTCGCAGATCGAGTCCGATGTGCCGCTTGTGTACACCAGTGCCCATTACGAGCGCGCCTACGGAAACATTCTGCTTAGATTACTGGAGGGAACGGGATAA